DNA sequence from the Halorussus limi genome:
GCCGTTCGGTCGCGTCCTCGTCGCCATCCGCGAGAACGAGGAGCGCGCCGAGGCGGTCGGCTACGACACCTTCCGGTACAAACTCGGCGCGTTCGCGGTCAGCGCCTTCTTCGCCGCGGTCGCCGGCGGCCTGTTCGCGGGGTTCCAGCGGTCGGCCTCGCCCGAGAGCACCTTCTACTTCCTCGTGACCGGCGACGGCCCTGCTGGCGTCAATCATCGGCGGGTTCGGCACGCTCGCCGGCCCGCTGTACGGGTGGCTGTTCGACGAGAGCGTCACCGAGTTCCTCTCGAAGACCGGGGAGGGCGGCGGACTGCTCCCCTACCTCCGGGACCACCTCGGCGAGGCCACGATGACGACCGAACTCTACGACGGACTGACGGTGTCGGGCGACCTGCTCTGCCTGCTCGCTGCCGGAACGGGCTACACGTGGGCCGCGACGGTACTGGAGTGGCGGGGCTGAGACCCGGCGACCGTACGTCGCTCCCTTCGTCGGTACGCTCGTCCACCGTCGCCGACGACGGACTCCGATTACGCCCGGGTCGCCCCGCCGTTCTTGATGGCGGTCTTCTGTTTGCACTCGAAACAGCCGTGGACTTCGCCGTCGCGCCCGGCGAAGACTCGCTCGAACTCCCGCGTGACGAACGCGCCGCAGTTCTGACACTCTGGCATGGGTTGGATTCGGCGCGTCGGACAGTTGGCCTTTGGGGCCTTCAGTCGCCTCGCGGGAACTACGGCGCGCGGGCGCTGACCGAGTGGTGAAGTCGGGCCGCCCCCGACAGGTCGTCCCACACCACCGCAACTTCCTTTTCGGACGCCCGCGACCGCTCGCTATGGACGAGCAGATTCGGTCGGTCCTCGACGCCGCGTTTCCCGACCGCGAGTTCGAGAGCGTCGACGCCGCGGAACCGTCGTGGAACGACAAGAACGAGACCGTCGCCGTCGCGTTCGCCGACGTCGAGGAGGCGTATCTCAAGGTCGCGGCCGACGGCGACGCCTCCCGAGTCGCCCGCGAGCGGGCGGTGATGGAGTACGTGGGAACTCACTCGTCGGTGCCGGTGCCGACCGTCTTGGCGAGCGAGACGGCCGGCGAGGTCCCCTACCTCGCCACCGCCGCGATGGACGGCCAGCGCCGCTTGGAACTGTGGTACGACGACGGTGCCGACGACGAGTACCGCGCCGCCCTCGCTCGGCAGGTCGGCCGGGCGCTGGCGCGCCTCCACGAACTCCGGTTCGAGAGCCACGGTCACGTCGTCGGCGGGGACGCCGACGGCCTCGAACTCGAAAACGGCCCGTGGACCGACGTCCTCGTGGAGCGAATCGAGCGGATGCGCGACATCGCGGGCGACGGCCGGTTCGACCACCACTTCGAGGAGGTCATCGCCGCGGTGGAGGCGAACCGCGACCTGCTGGACGACGCGCCCGCCGCGCTGGTCCA
Encoded proteins:
- a CDS encoding DUF7563 family protein, giving the protein MPECQNCGAFVTREFERVFAGRDGEVHGCFECKQKTAIKNGGATRA
- a CDS encoding phosphotransferase family protein, with product MDEQIRSVLDAAFPDREFESVDAAEPSWNDKNETVAVAFADVEEAYLKVAADGDASRVARERAVMEYVGTHSSVPVPTVLASETAGEVPYLATAAMDGQRRLELWYDDGADDEYRAALARQVGRALARLHELRFESHGHVVGGDADGLELENGPWTDVLVERIERMRDIAGDGRFDHHFEEVIAAVEANRDLLDDAPAALVHGDPAHPNCVHTGAAVGRADADARGDAAAPDDGQVGFLDWEISHVGDPARELRRTCRLQFGPLVSDGPERLVSAFREGYRETAGSLPDGFADRRPIYDAVTFLGASGFFEKWEHRADEPTEELAERVQADMEERLAEIRR